The genomic stretch TCACCACCGACCAGAAGGAAATCGCCACCAGCAAGCCAAGCGGCACGGCAAAGAACAGCAGCAGCCAGACCGGCAGCGGCAGGACCCAGAGCGCCTGCCAGGCGCGGTTAAAAAGGAACCGGCGCAACGAGGTGCGGGCCGGTATAGCAGGGGAAGTCATGTCGGTATCTCCCATCGGGTTGCGGTCCCGGCTTGCAGTGCCGGGACCGGACCGGGCATCAGGCGTTCTTGTAGCGGGTCCAGGCGTCGTTCCAGGTTTCCAATGGTTGTTGCACTGGAAGCTCCCGCAGGCGGATACGTCCGGCGCGGATCTCATCGAGCGCGTTTGGGCCGTTCAGCACCATGTTTTGACGCTGTGCCTCTCCTGGCAGTTCATCATTCAGCCGGGCCCAGCCCGACCGCGTCGGGATCATCGCTGGATAGGCCTTGAGCGTGGCGGTTTTGACCTGGCCTTCGGGTGACAGCATGTATTGGATAAATGTCCGGGCCAGATCCTGATTTTTGGACCCGGCACCAATTGACAGGGACTCGGTCCATTGCAGGCCACCTTCCTCGGGGATGGTGGTGGTGACATCAGCACCATCGCGGGCCAGTACGCCGGTGATCCAGTCGCCGATACCGGGGATCGCAGCGACCTCGCCGGAGCGCAGCGCCGACAACATCCCGCCGTAGTCATAAAAACCGCGCACCTGAGGCCGGAGTGACATCATCGTTTCTGTCAGTTTTGACCAGCGGCTCTCATCAAGGTCGAAAGGCGTCTCATTTCCGTTCACCAGGCTCAACGTTCCAAGGTTGGGCAGATGCCAGTCAAAATGGCCAATCCGCCCCTCATGCTGAGCGTCCCACATGCTGCGATAGCTGCGGGCTTCGGCCTCGCTCATCGCGGCGCGATTATGGGACAGCCCGAGGAACCCGAACCGCAGAAAGACCGCATAGGGATCACCGTCAAACCAGTGGCCACGGAAATTCTGAAACTCCGGAAAAAAGTCGTCAAACGGATAGTCTTCTGGTGCCAGGGGGGCGATGAAGCCGGCCTGCTGCAATTGCACCACGTATTCCGCGTCCGACAGGATCACATCGTAAGTTCCGGCCGGAGACTGGGCGATTTGCGCCAGCATCTGGTCGCCACCGACGTACTCCTTGGCGCGGATCCGCACGTTGTGCGTTTCCTCGAATGCACCGATCGCGTCGGGGTCGGCATGGCCTGCCCAGGTGAGCATTGACAGGTCGCGGCGGCCCTGCGCTCGCAGAACGGCCGGGGAGGCGAGGACGGCGGTTGCCGCGAGCCCCCCCTTGATCAATTGGCGCCGAGTGGTAATAATGTTGCGTGTCATTTTGTCCTCCCTTTTCATTCCACAAGCTTCAGAAAGAGGAGGCTTAAAAACAAATGACCATTCTTCAGGCCATGCTGAGTTTTCTTTTCCCCAGGGATGGACGCCATGCGTAAGCTCCCGCCGTTAAACGCAATTCGTGCCTTCGAAGCGGTCGCCCGAAGGCTCAGTTTTGCTGATGCGGGGGGTGAACTCGGCGTCACCGCGA from Phaeobacter sp. G2 encodes the following:
- a CDS encoding spermidine/putrescine ABC transporter substrate-binding protein, coding for MTRNIITTRRQLIKGGLAATAVLASPAVLRAQGRRDLSMLTWAGHADPDAIGAFEETHNVRIRAKEYVGGDQMLAQIAQSPAGTYDVILSDAEYVVQLQQAGFIAPLAPEDYPFDDFFPEFQNFRGHWFDGDPYAVFLRFGFLGLSHNRAAMSEAEARSYRSMWDAQHEGRIGHFDWHLPNLGTLSLVNGNETPFDLDESRWSKLTETMMSLRPQVRGFYDYGGMLSALRSGEVAAIPGIGDWITGVLARDGADVTTTIPEEGGLQWTESLSIGAGSKNQDLARTFIQYMLSPEGQVKTATLKAYPAMIPTRSGWARLNDELPGEAQRQNMVLNGPNALDEIRAGRIRLRELPVQQPLETWNDAWTRYKNA